Proteins co-encoded in one Capsicum annuum cultivar UCD-10X-F1 chromosome 9, UCD10Xv1.1, whole genome shotgun sequence genomic window:
- the LOC124887092 gene encoding uncharacterized protein At3g28850-like codes for FGADFLISRNSRNVDLIVIYIGCEENHRVQVSKDKIVVYFIILRGLRKTYEDCCHVRVILKGLGVKINERDVLIHLRFKEELKELLGNEYSRGRFPRIFLGKKYIGGDDEIRQMNEDGKLNKFIENCEILEDGVVIGGYNCEACGDIKFVPCETCSESCKIYYEEEEEEEEEKIKDDEFGFQRCPDCTENGHIRCPF; via the coding sequence TTTGGTGCTGATTTTTTAATTTCTAGAAATTCAAGAAATGTGGATTTGATTGTTATTTATATCGGATGTGAAGAAAATCATAGAGTACAAGTCAGTAAAGATAAGATTGTTGTTTACTTCATAATTTTAAGAGGTCTAAGGAAAACCTACGAGGATTGTTGTCATGTTCGAGTGATTCTAAAAGGATTGGGTGTTAAAATCAATGAAAGAGATGTATTGATACATTTGAGGTTCAAAGAGGAGCTGAAAGAATTGCTGGGAAATGAATACAGTAGAGGGAGATTTCCTAGAATATTTTTAGGCAAAAAATACATTGGTGGAGATGATGAAATACGGCAAATGAATGAGGATGGAAAGCTCAATAAGTTCATTGAAAACTGTGAAATACTAGAGGATGGTGTTGTAATTGGAGGTTATAATTGTGAGGCCTGTGGAGATATTAAATTTGTACCATGTGAGACATGTTCGGAGAGCTGTAAAAtttattatgaagaagaagaagaagaagaagaagaaaaaattaaagacgATGAATTTGGCTTCCAGAGATGTCCAGATTGTACTGAAAATGGGCATATTCGTtgtccattttaa